From the Candidatus Bathyarchaeota archaeon A05DMB-5 genome, one window contains:
- a CDS encoding cysteine desulfurase — MFDPYKVREDFPILKRKINNYPLIYFDNAASSQKPKQVIDAIKNFYENHNANVHRAVHTLSQEASQLYEDAHEEVAKFINANGIEETIFVRGTTEAINLVAYAWGLRNLKKGDEVIVSLMEHHSNIVPWEILSKINSFNIKYAEVNNDGTLNYEDFENKFSSKTKIVCFSHVSNVTGVINDVKRIAKIAHEHDALTLVDGAQSVPHLPVNVKELNIDFLAFSGHKMLGPTGIGCLYGKRELLEDMAPFHGGGEMIREVSYNPVTKRCSISWNDLPWKFEAGTPNVGGSVGLMEAIKYLKKLGMESVKEHECAMTEYAMKRLEECKKIEVYGPKDASIKCGIIPFGVDGLSSHDVALFLDNYGIMVRSGFHCAQPLHQVFKLNSSARVSFYVYNTREEIDRFIEVLKETELI; from the coding sequence ATGTTCGACCCTTATAAGGTTCGAGAAGATTTTCCAATCTTAAAACGGAAAATCAACAACTACCCCCTAATCTACTTCGATAACGCAGCGAGTTCACAAAAGCCAAAACAAGTAATAGATGCCATAAAAAATTTCTACGAAAACCACAATGCAAACGTTCACAGAGCCGTCCATACTCTTTCTCAAGAGGCTTCTCAGCTTTACGAAGATGCACATGAAGAAGTTGCAAAATTCATTAACGCAAACGGTATTGAAGAGACAATCTTTGTTAGGGGTACAACTGAGGCAATCAACCTTGTTGCTTATGCATGGGGTCTGCGCAATCTAAAGAAAGGTGATGAGGTAATTGTGTCTCTTATGGAGCACCACAGCAACATCGTTCCTTGGGAAATTCTGTCAAAAATAAACAGTTTTAACATAAAATACGCTGAAGTTAACAACGATGGAACACTAAACTACGAAGATTTCGAAAACAAGTTTTCCAGCAAGACCAAAATTGTCTGTTTCAGCCACGTTTCAAACGTCACTGGAGTTATAAATGACGTAAAACGAATTGCAAAAATTGCACATGAACATGATGCCTTAACACTTGTAGACGGTGCCCAGTCGGTTCCACATTTGCCAGTTAACGTTAAAGAATTAAACATTGACTTCCTCGCTTTTTCTGGACATAAAATGCTAGGACCTACAGGCATCGGCTGTTTGTATGGTAAGCGTGAGCTTCTTGAAGATATGGCGCCTTTTCATGGCGGAGGCGAAATGATACGTGAAGTTTCATACAATCCAGTAACGAAGCGTTGTTCGATTTCTTGGAATGATTTGCCTTGGAAATTTGAGGCTGGAACGCCGAATGTTGGTGGCAGTGTAGGGTTGATGGAGGCAATCAAGTATCTGAAGAAATTAGGTATGGAAAGTGTTAAGGAACATGAATGTGCAATGACAGAGTATGCCATGAAACGCTTGGAAGAATGCAAGAAAATTGAGGTTTACGGTCCAAAAGATGCATCTATAAAGTGTGGAATAATTCCTTTCGGTGTAGATGGCTTAAGCTCGCATGACGTCGCTTTGTTTCTTGACAATTATGGAATCATGGTGAGAAGCGGTTTTCACTGCGCTCAACCATTGCATCAGGTATTCAAGCTAAACTCCTCTGCACGAGTAAGCTTCTATGTTTACAACACACGCGAAGAAATTGACCGTTTCATAGAAGTTTTAAAGGAAACTGAGTTGATTTAA
- a CDS encoding CbbQ/NirQ/NorQ/GpvN family protein — MVEEQVRTELKDTKLSVSITKAANLDSPSHAELRKKYRIDKYDLHPGYVFPESQQTLIPRNTPEYIDKGFNYVERIVRALYHFKQCALIGPSGTGKTHIVYLVAELCGLPMWEINCGLQTSAYDLFGRYIGLGKENWIDGQIVMWCRNGGILYLDEANMMKQDIATRLNPVLDTRGHIVLTEKDNEIIKRHQYGYLVISMNPFSAEFVGTKPLNAALRRRMSVWINFDYLSIGDKVAPDEVELIAKRSGVDEKTAEKIVRVGAELRRQYKNGDLPYGPSPGDLINWATLVADGCPPIEAAVETIVGTTSDDVEIQAVVKRIVESIFEK, encoded by the coding sequence ATGGTAGAAGAACAAGTCAGAACAGAACTAAAAGACACCAAACTATCAGTTTCAATAACAAAAGCAGCAAACCTCGATTCGCCATCACATGCAGAACTTCGAAAAAAATATAGAATAGACAAGTACGACTTACATCCAGGATACGTTTTTCCCGAATCCCAACAAACACTAATACCACGCAACACCCCAGAATACATAGACAAAGGCTTCAATTACGTTGAGAGAATAGTACGCGCCCTATACCACTTCAAGCAATGCGCCTTAATTGGTCCCAGCGGAACAGGAAAAACACACATAGTCTACTTAGTCGCGGAACTCTGTGGGCTTCCTATGTGGGAAATAAACTGTGGTTTACAAACGTCTGCCTACGACCTTTTTGGAAGATACATAGGACTTGGAAAAGAAAACTGGATTGATGGGCAAATAGTAATGTGGTGCAGAAACGGTGGCATACTTTATCTAGACGAAGCTAACATGATGAAACAAGACATAGCCACAAGACTAAACCCGGTTCTAGACACCAGAGGTCACATTGTTCTTACAGAAAAAGACAACGAAATAATAAAAAGGCATCAATACGGCTACCTAGTAATTTCCATGAACCCCTTCTCAGCTGAATTCGTTGGAACCAAACCATTAAACGCTGCTCTTAGGCGACGCATGTCAGTTTGGATAAACTTTGACTACTTAAGCATAGGCGACAAAGTGGCTCCAGACGAAGTAGAACTCATAGCGAAAAGAAGCGGAGTAGATGAAAAAACAGCCGAAAAAATAGTCCGCGTAGGAGCTGAGCTTCGAAGGCAATATAAAAATGGAGACTTACCCTATGGACCATCACCTGGAGATCTAATCAACTGGGCGACCTTGGTTGCAGATGGCTGTCCACCAATAGAAGCAGCTGTGGAAACAATAGTTGGAACAACAAGTGATGATGTAGAAATACAAGCTGTCGTGAAACGCATTGTAGAGTCTATTTTCGAAAAATAG
- a CDS encoding VWA domain-containing protein, which yields MKVLFHDDLRYPYLGRDSKGYVLHLVIPKRLNGNHVYFQGLRFNLQNPTHKKIIWYLFKASVYHLSLHALLSNFSVYSKWARGKSINLSTFVISAIEDAIITNHLKQFFQQFLPEIAYANTISFLRIKNVEKLSNDMSRVLTSTLLNCNLGKIKGNLSNVARTDVEAITSILHKIGENPTIDDRIDAATKIYDALTTYGNVFEIPSLLYTESHGTNDLFFEQKIPTEEEIQQILLEALTALGPETKDEEQRRNMLQNLRESEPLQALNAWLERENSKLKILKGYIEIGKETKFEDFEFPTEDYVEFQRRREVLGGPVRRILYRLRLLKNVGGEDFRQESGFVDLQEAIQVIASKSQRTDIFSREELQTREDAWSILIDASHSLSMFKGEVRGIALCLAEVAKQLILDQNSWGMYAFNTKFYVIKDFSEKFDTRVRARIGGLSHGGLTYLPDAILLAAQALTKRLEEARVLVVVSDFFPAGYEGADEKLKENIKKIERMGVGIIGIGVNSRAVKQYIRNSCVVENPFDLMKKFTKAFMEYSSG from the coding sequence ATGAAAGTTCTTTTTCATGATGATTTAAGGTATCCTTATCTTGGAAGAGACAGTAAAGGATACGTTCTTCATTTGGTTATCCCAAAACGGTTGAACGGCAACCATGTCTATTTTCAAGGGTTAAGATTTAACCTTCAAAATCCAACCCATAAGAAGATTATCTGGTATTTGTTTAAGGCGTCAGTTTATCATTTAAGTCTTCATGCTTTACTGTCGAATTTTTCGGTTTATTCAAAATGGGCACGAGGCAAATCCATCAACTTATCCACGTTTGTCATCAGTGCAATCGAAGACGCCATAATAACTAATCATTTGAAACAGTTTTTTCAGCAATTTCTTCCAGAAATAGCTTACGCCAATACTATTTCTTTTCTTCGAATTAAAAATGTTGAAAAGCTTTCGAATGACATGTCGCGGGTCCTGACTTCAACGCTTCTAAATTGTAACTTGGGAAAAATTAAGGGCAACTTAAGTAATGTAGCACGTACTGATGTTGAAGCAATAACTTCCATTCTTCACAAAATAGGCGAAAACCCAACAATAGATGATAGAATAGACGCGGCCACCAAAATCTATGACGCTCTCACTACTTACGGAAACGTTTTCGAGATTCCCTCTCTTTTATACACAGAAAGCCACGGAACAAACGATCTTTTCTTTGAACAAAAAATACCAACAGAAGAGGAAATTCAACAAATTCTCCTCGAAGCTCTAACTGCGCTTGGTCCAGAAACCAAAGACGAAGAGCAACGTAGAAATATGCTGCAAAATTTGAGAGAAAGTGAACCTCTCCAAGCTTTAAACGCTTGGTTAGAACGAGAAAATTCCAAACTAAAAATCTTGAAAGGCTATATTGAGATAGGAAAAGAAACAAAATTTGAGGATTTTGAGTTTCCAACTGAAGACTATGTCGAATTTCAAAGAAGACGAGAAGTCTTAGGCGGTCCCGTTAGACGCATATTATATAGGCTAAGGCTTTTGAAAAATGTCGGCGGTGAAGATTTCAGACAAGAAAGCGGCTTCGTTGACTTGCAAGAAGCCATACAAGTAATCGCCAGCAAAAGCCAACGAACAGATATATTCTCTCGGGAGGAGCTTCAAACGAGAGAAGATGCTTGGTCAATACTCATCGACGCCAGCCACAGCCTCAGCATGTTCAAAGGCGAAGTACGTGGCATAGCTTTATGCTTGGCTGAAGTTGCTAAGCAACTGATTCTTGACCAAAACTCTTGGGGCATGTACGCCTTTAACACTAAATTTTACGTTATCAAGGATTTTTCTGAAAAATTCGACACTCGTGTAAGGGCTAGAATTGGCGGTTTATCTCATGGCGGTTTAACATACTTGCCTGACGCCATTTTGCTTGCAGCTCAAGCTTTAACGAAGCGGCTTGAAGAAGCTAGAGTGTTAGTTGTTGTCTCTGACTTCTTTCCAGCTGGTTATGAGGGAGCTGATGAGAAATTGAAGGAGAACATCAAGAAAATTGAGCGCATGGGTGTAGGAATTATAGGAATAGGCGTTAACAGTCGCGCGGTCAAACAATACATTCGAAATAGTTGCGTTGTTGAAAATCCTTTTGATTTGATGAAAAAGTTCACTAAGGCATTCATGGAATATAGTTCCGGCTAA
- a CDS encoding TrmB family transcriptional regulator, with the protein MELSVEKPENIMKLYDENTGSWRFIKTDKGLSKSLEIIEKTLYRLGLSKNEIKVYVYLARAGERKASEISEGLSLHRTETYRILRDLEKKGLISSVFEKPLKFIATPFEKALDILIETKKMKLSLLEKRKANLVDIWLSLPKPETENERKEVFQILEGEEQISLKADEILNTAEREVSIFVSEHDIPNFYHHGLLDKLEKISKKDVDVQLLTNYSPKSYFFIEKIKLKKAKYSLSNVDELPTFILTDNSQLVLLIRTNNGKKRVAALWTNYDAFIKALKTLFLELWNNNA; encoded by the coding sequence ATGGAATTATCCGTGGAAAAACCTGAAAACATCATGAAACTATACGACGAGAATACCGGCTCATGGCGATTTATCAAAACAGACAAAGGACTCTCTAAATCGCTTGAAATTATCGAGAAAACACTTTATAGGCTTGGCTTATCAAAGAATGAAATAAAAGTTTACGTTTATCTTGCAAGAGCAGGCGAGCGCAAAGCAAGTGAAATTTCCGAAGGGTTATCCCTTCACAGAACTGAAACCTACAGAATCTTGCGCGACCTCGAGAAAAAAGGGTTAATATCCTCTGTTTTTGAGAAACCATTAAAGTTTATTGCGACGCCGTTTGAAAAGGCTCTAGACATACTTATTGAAACCAAGAAAATGAAGCTAAGTCTTCTGGAAAAACGCAAAGCAAACCTTGTTGACATTTGGCTTTCTCTTCCTAAACCAGAAACGGAAAACGAAAGAAAAGAAGTGTTCCAAATACTCGAAGGCGAGGAGCAAATTAGCTTAAAAGCAGATGAAATATTGAACACCGCAGAAAGGGAAGTTTCCATATTTGTATCTGAACATGACATACCCAACTTCTATCACCACGGGCTCTTGGACAAACTTGAAAAAATCTCCAAAAAAGACGTGGATGTTCAATTATTAACCAACTATTCTCCAAAAAGCTACTTCTTTATCGAGAAAATAAAATTGAAAAAAGCAAAGTACTCGCTTTCAAACGTCGATGAACTACCGACGTTTATACTCACAGACAATAGTCAACTTGTTTTGTTAATAAGAACAAATAATGGAAAGAAACGAGTTGCAGCCTTATGGACCAACTATGACGCTTTCATTAAAGCCTTAAAAACACTCTTTCTAGAATTATGGAACAATAACGCTTAG
- a CDS encoding GNAT family N-acetyltransferase, translating to MIELRIDVDYPYPSRARSFIYTALNIKVGKDYLKNSKILARMINESPRKVKAYWFFTPKTIPDKELLSLLDNERHEVALHIANDPCKELSMLEQVTNRKIRYYTIHGTARFLARIMWKRWKAKAPKIPENFPLQSFYQFPTEGLDILCYNHNQETATKIAEDYIGKGRVLHIHPIWLFQRGKINRRGPYYETLRRILNADKEFETLEMRKKIFLKIARDAKEYERNVIPHERFLEKLRERGVDIFTFIERKWCHAIPNPAKDWIKVNDNVGLLQVKSYEEWWSSIGKKTRNMVRKAEKSGIKAEIVEPSVKLAEGIWKIYNETPIRQERGFPHFGTPLDAVKKMVFSSQNCTFIGAFLQEELVGFIQLVHGDNVAIISQILSLQKHWDKAVNNALVAKAVEVCADKGVQWLMYGRMGNHPSLDKFKESNGVVKFALTRYCIPLTRKGVIATKLGLHKEIKDTFPQSVKYLLIPIYNWVSRTKTKIKLLSKPAQNKLPS from the coding sequence TTGATAGAATTAAGAATTGACGTGGACTATCCTTATCCTTCGAGAGCCAGGAGCTTCATTTATACAGCTTTAAACATTAAAGTCGGTAAGGATTATCTAAAGAATTCAAAGATACTTGCTAGAATGATTAACGAATCGCCAAGGAAGGTTAAAGCTTACTGGTTTTTTACGCCAAAAACAATCCCAGACAAAGAATTGCTAAGCTTACTGGATAATGAAAGGCATGAAGTAGCTCTTCACATCGCAAACGATCCATGCAAAGAGTTGTCAATGCTGGAACAAGTAACAAACAGAAAAATACGCTACTACACGATTCATGGAACTGCCCGCTTCTTGGCAAGAATAATGTGGAAGCGATGGAAAGCGAAAGCGCCAAAAATCCCAGAAAACTTTCCGCTACAGTCTTTTTACCAGTTTCCCACGGAAGGCTTAGACATTCTCTGCTACAACCACAATCAAGAAACGGCAACAAAAATTGCAGAAGATTACATTGGAAAAGGACGTGTCTTGCATATTCATCCGATATGGCTTTTTCAAAGAGGAAAAATAAACCGCAGAGGACCTTACTACGAAACGTTGAGAAGAATTTTGAATGCAGACAAAGAATTTGAAACGCTGGAAATGCGCAAGAAAATCTTTTTAAAGATAGCAAGAGACGCCAAAGAATATGAAAGAAACGTAATTCCCCATGAGAGATTTCTTGAGAAACTTAGGGAAAGAGGTGTGGACATATTCACATTTATTGAGAGAAAATGGTGCCATGCAATTCCAAACCCTGCTAAAGACTGGATAAAAGTAAACGACAATGTTGGGCTTCTGCAAGTAAAAAGTTATGAAGAATGGTGGAGTAGCATAGGGAAAAAAACGCGAAACATGGTTCGTAAAGCAGAAAAAAGCGGAATCAAAGCAGAAATAGTAGAGCCAAGCGTGAAACTGGCAGAAGGCATCTGGAAAATCTACAATGAAACACCAATACGACAAGAAAGAGGATTTCCACATTTTGGAACACCCTTAGACGCTGTAAAAAAGATGGTATTTTCGTCACAGAACTGCACATTTATTGGAGCATTTCTTCAAGAGGAACTGGTAGGATTTATACAGCTTGTTCACGGAGATAACGTAGCCATTATCTCGCAAATACTTTCACTTCAGAAACATTGGGACAAAGCAGTCAACAACGCGTTAGTGGCTAAGGCGGTTGAGGTTTGCGCAGACAAGGGTGTTCAGTGGCTTATGTATGGTAGAATGGGAAATCATCCATCGCTTGACAAATTCAAAGAAAGTAATGGAGTCGTCAAGTTTGCTCTTACGCGATATTGTATACCTTTAACAAGAAAAGGAGTGATAGCCACAAAACTTGGATTGCACAAGGAAATTAAGGACACCTTCCCACAATCAGTAAAATATCTGCTTATCCCAATTTACAATTGGGTTAGCAGAACAAAAACGAAAATTAAGCTACTCTCAAAACCGGCACAAAACAAATTACCGTCTTGA
- a CDS encoding glycosyltransferase family 2 protein: MIETPEISVLMPTFNDAKYIRNAMESLLNQSYKKWELIIIDDGSVDDTPTIINRFVDDRIIYLRQKNSGQLNALMNGAKFLRGKFVTILHSDDEFLDKMALERTISQLKSQNYDGVFADLYQMDEEGEVNGIARTVSFIDFFSPAVLFLNRGSNIASDVFFVKRVAFQNVISTYITWNMPYWLKFSEKTVAVLKLKKIKPWYKYRVYPENYARSDVGKFETVNGCLRTIIEISKRLNFPFLKLQKVGIKAFKRWSKPFFTQKPSSPKCLLDMIKLVLHSYYDEIPKNPYFEALLGFYTNFPSNRTINLQFKDTEEIFQGKDARIFLNLMNKNMLPSYLNFLLTEAANGFGKVIVTNRKDYQKAVDTMRFLNLLTSIVIE; the protein is encoded by the coding sequence ATGATCGAAACCCCCGAAATTTCGGTGCTGATGCCAACATTCAATGACGCAAAATACATACGCAACGCAATGGAAAGCCTTCTAAATCAGAGTTACAAGAAGTGGGAATTGATAATAATAGACGATGGTTCCGTAGACGATACGCCAACCATTATCAATAGATTTGTGGATGACAGAATCATCTATCTGCGACAAAAAAATAGCGGACAGTTGAACGCTTTAATGAACGGTGCTAAATTTTTGCGAGGTAAGTTCGTTACAATCCTACATTCCGACGATGAGTTTCTAGATAAAATGGCATTAGAAAGAACCATTTCACAATTGAAAAGCCAAAATTACGACGGTGTTTTTGCTGATTTATACCAAATGGACGAGGAGGGAGAGGTTAATGGAATAGCAAGAACTGTAAGTTTTATTGACTTCTTCTCGCCTGCAGTATTGTTTCTAAATAGAGGGTCAAATATAGCTTCTGATGTATTTTTTGTTAAAAGAGTAGCGTTTCAAAACGTGATTTCAACTTATATTACTTGGAATATGCCTTATTGGTTAAAATTTAGCGAGAAAACCGTTGCTGTTTTGAAATTAAAAAAAATAAAACCATGGTATAAATATCGAGTATATCCGGAAAATTATGCTAGATCTGACGTTGGAAAGTTTGAAACTGTAAACGGGTGCTTAAGAACGATAATTGAAATCAGCAAACGATTGAATTTCCCATTTTTAAAACTTCAAAAAGTAGGAATCAAAGCTTTTAAAAGATGGTCAAAACCATTCTTTACTCAGAAACCCAGTTCTCCTAAATGCTTGTTGGATATGATTAAGCTTGTTTTGCACTCTTATTATGATGAGATTCCAAAAAATCCTTATTTTGAAGCTTTGCTTGGATTCTATACAAACTTTCCATCAAATCGAACAATAAATTTGCAATTCAAAGACACAGAAGAAATATTTCAAGGAAAAGACGCTCGAATTTTCTTAAATTTAATGAATAAAAACATGCTGCCTTCCTATTTGAATTTCCTTCTCACAGAAGCAGCTAATGGATTCGGAAAGGTTATCGTAACAAATAGAAAAGATTATCAAAAGGCAGTGGATACAATGCGATTCTTAAATCTACTAACTTCAATTGTTATAGAATGA
- a CDS encoding class I SAM-dependent methyltransferase: MLILDVGSGTDKLDIARGNICIDLCKHPENRPENFVCGDAHHLPFKAEIFYKICFYELIEHVESPIQCLREIYRVLKKRGILELSTPNIFHWRIIIRQIRGLPQVLSDRGYIACWSRTEMENVLLNADFSHIKFRYTTLPLVFSPHKTLDKIAKLILPSTISEKNVIVTAIKG; encoded by the coding sequence TTGCTAATTTTAGATGTGGGTTCTGGGACAGACAAGCTTGACATAGCAAGGGGTAATATTTGCATAGACTTATGCAAACATCCGGAGAATAGGCCAGAAAATTTTGTTTGCGGAGATGCCCACCATCTCCCATTTAAAGCAGAAATTTTTTATAAAATATGCTTTTATGAATTAATCGAACATGTGGAAAGCCCAATACAATGCCTAAGAGAGATATATAGAGTTTTAAAGAAAAGAGGTATCTTGGAATTAAGCACCCCAAACATTTTTCATTGGAGAATCATAATTAGACAGATAAGAGGTTTACCTCAAGTTCTTAGCGATAGGGGTTACATAGCTTGCTGGTCTAGAACTGAAATGGAAAATGTTTTGTTGAATGCTGACTTTTCACACATCAAATTCAGATATACCACCTTACCTCTAGTTTTTAGTCCACATAAAACATTGGACAAAATCGCAAAGCTAATCTTACCTTCGACTATAAGCGAAAAAAATGTTATAGTTACAGCTATCAAGGGTTAA
- a CDS encoding glycosyltransferase family 4 protein, translating to MRVLLTSTDNPYITHLGGKHVHLLLLEQGLREIGVGVITLYYNPKSLRELIKRSTLLLLKDKYGYKSKLKWMIDYLRRRIPQNAFDVIHAHDVLSLISTAEKPQKKVLTLHGYFARENIEFIKNEEAREELYPYLLQLEKEGMKNADYVITVDQRLKEYVISEFNYPFDKISVMHNAVDTNLFKPVSEEEQKKLKKTFGFGENNIIILVARRLVEKNGVIYAVQAMRHIENEKIRMVIAGDGPEKDKVMKEAREDGRIFFAGLVPHNKIAPYYKMADIILIPSITSHDIQEATSLAMLEGMACGKVAICSNIGGMREIINHMKNGILTKEKDPKNIAEAIEAITENKELTLELGRQAREYVLKNHSYMAHATKVYDVYQDVLEAKK from the coding sequence ATGCGCGTGCTTCTCACATCCACAGATAACCCTTACATAACGCATCTTGGAGGAAAACACGTTCACCTACTACTGTTGGAACAAGGATTAAGAGAAATAGGTGTTGGAGTTATCACGCTTTATTACAATCCAAAAAGTTTGAGGGAATTAATCAAACGAAGCACCTTGCTTCTATTAAAGGACAAATATGGTTACAAGTCCAAACTCAAGTGGATGATAGACTACTTGCGAAGGCGCATCCCACAAAACGCCTTTGACGTAATACACGCTCACGATGTCTTATCATTAATAAGCACCGCAGAAAAACCTCAAAAGAAAGTATTAACCCTTCACGGTTATTTTGCAAGAGAAAACATAGAATTTATAAAAAACGAAGAAGCCCGTGAAGAACTATATCCATATCTTTTGCAACTTGAAAAAGAGGGAATGAAAAATGCAGATTATGTGATCACTGTTGACCAGCGATTGAAAGAATATGTTATTTCAGAATTTAATTATCCCTTTGACAAGATTAGTGTAATGCATAACGCTGTTGATACAAACTTATTCAAACCAGTTTCAGAAGAAGAACAAAAGAAACTGAAGAAGACTTTTGGATTCGGCGAAAATAACATAATTATTTTAGTGGCTAGAAGGCTTGTGGAAAAGAATGGCGTAATTTATGCTGTTCAAGCTATGAGACACATAGAAAATGAAAAAATAAGAATGGTCATTGCTGGAGATGGCCCAGAAAAAGATAAGGTAATGAAAGAAGCAAGGGAAGATGGTAGAATATTTTTTGCTGGGTTAGTTCCCCATAACAAAATTGCGCCTTACTACAAGATGGCAGATATTATCCTAATACCCTCAATAACTTCTCACGACATCCAAGAAGCTACATCGCTTGCCATGCTGGAAGGAATGGCTTGCGGCAAAGTCGCTATATGCTCTAACATCGGCGGAATGCGCGAAATCATCAATCATATGAAAAATGGAATACTCACGAAAGAGAAAGACCCGAAAAACATAGCAGAAGCGATTGAAGCTATTACGGAAAATAAAGAATTAACGCTAGAATTAGGAAGACAAGCAAGAGAATATGTGCTAAAAAACCACTCCTATATGGCTCATGCCACAAAAGTTTACGATGTATACCAAGATGTATTGGAGGCGAAAAAATAG
- a CDS encoding glycosyltransferase family 4 protein, which produces MKVVMINDCAFVGETLLKYMPSDIEKHHIKRSRGLWSKTFSLAYKILKAKGDVYHVHYLLQDCYIAARLEKKPLIGHAHGSDLRNSLKHPLWGRIVRHNLKKCDKVLVSTPDVLGIARQFREDAEYLPNPVDTEIFYPKPLAEHDGKKRVLIASDSNWKVKGTDVAIRALGKIKDGVEVNIIRYGVDFERTLSLAYSLGLHVNMLPKIPHEKLNQYYWDADVVIDRFKLGSLGVVSLEAIACGRPVIAHVSSAYPEYNSFPLKDVTTENEIVKAIENADNDLWKKEYDYFKTRHTINVILERLLKIYYSVRGC; this is translated from the coding sequence ATGAAGGTTGTCATGATTAACGACTGCGCTTTTGTCGGAGAAACCTTGCTAAAGTACATGCCCTCAGACATTGAAAAGCACCATATTAAGCGCAGTAGAGGATTATGGAGCAAAACTTTCAGTTTAGCCTACAAAATTTTGAAAGCGAAAGGCGACGTGTACCATGTTCATTATCTTCTTCAAGATTGTTACATTGCCGCACGTTTGGAAAAGAAACCATTAATTGGACATGCACATGGCAGTGATTTGAGAAACAGCCTTAAGCATCCTTTGTGGGGTAGAATAGTTAGGCATAATTTAAAAAAATGTGACAAAGTTTTGGTGAGCACGCCGGATGTTCTTGGTATAGCAAGACAGTTCAGAGAAGACGCTGAGTATTTACCCAACCCTGTTGACACAGAGATTTTTTACCCAAAACCTCTTGCAGAACACGATGGGAAGAAGAGAGTGCTTATTGCAAGCGATTCAAACTGGAAGGTGAAGGGTACAGATGTGGCAATACGAGCTCTGGGCAAGATCAAAGATGGAGTTGAAGTTAACATCATTAGATACGGCGTGGATTTTGAAAGAACCTTAAGTTTAGCTTACTCGCTTGGTTTACATGTTAACATGCTGCCAAAAATTCCTCACGAAAAACTAAACCAATACTACTGGGACGCGGATGTAGTTATCGACAGATTTAAACTGGGGTCATTGGGTGTTGTTTCGTTAGAAGCAATAGCGTGCGGCAGACCAGTAATAGCACATGTCTCATCAGCATATCCCGAGTACAACAGCTTTCCATTAAAAGATGTCACAACAGAGAATGAAATTGTAAAGGCTATAGAAAACGCAGATAACGATTTGTGGAAAAAAGAATACGATTATTTCAAGACAAGGCATACGATAAATGTGATTTTGGAAAGGTTGCTAAAAATTTATTATTCTGTGAGGGGTTGCTAA